The following coding sequences lie in one Chelmon rostratus isolate fCheRos1 chromosome 2, fCheRos1.pri, whole genome shotgun sequence genomic window:
- the LOC121618442 gene encoding ubiquinol-cytochrome-c reductase complex assembly factor 1 — protein MYRRPLQSAVRNVINVTASRGARGKVLDQEACFARALVSCQLARVSSPCLTPCRTLHMTTQLYSVKETPKHTEEEVGAFTKLIEAMGFTGPLKYNKWKIKIAALRMYTCCVERVNYDDFFEKCSLPDTLNSWFLVAQLHVWMCLVRMRQEGRTGKYMCRYIVHSMWEDVEQRSKIMGVDASHRKEAMKVMTETFYAALFGYDEGILSDDCVLAAALWRNLFNRECEDPQQLELMVEYVRKQMQFIDALNGEDLLLTGEVKWRPLVEENAQSILKVVTPTYNDAGL, from the exons ATGTATCGGCGGCCGCTGCAGTCTGCCGTCAGAAACGTTATTAATGTGACAGCGTCCAGAGGCGCCCGCGGAAAG GTGTTGGATCAAGAAGCCTGTTTTGCCAGAGCTTTAGTATCTTGCCAACTGGCCAGAGTCTCCTCTCCCTGTTTAACACCATGTCGAACACTGCACATGACCACACAG ctctACAGCGTGAAGGAGACGCCCaagcacacagaggaagaagtcGGGGCCTTCACGAAGCTCATTGAGGCCATGGGCTTCACTGGACCTCTCAAATACAACAAATGG AAAATCAAGATTGCTGCGTTGCGCATGTACACATGCTGCGTAGAGAGAGTCAATTACGACGATTTCTTTGAAA agtgCTCCCTCCCTGACACACTCAACTCTTGGTTCTTGGTAGCGCAGCTGCATGTGTG GATGTGTTTGGTCCGGATGCGTCAGGAGGGTCGAACAGGGAAGTACATGTGCCGTTACATCGTCCACTCCATGTGGGAGGATGTGGAGCAGAGGAGCAAAATCATGGGG gttgaTGCCAGCCATAGAAAGGAAGCGATGAAAGTGATGACGGAGACGTTCTATGCAGCATTATTTGGATACGATGAG GGAATCCTGTCTGATGACTGtgtgctggctgcagctctgtggaggaACCTGTTCAATCGTGAGTGTGAAGACCCCCAACAGCTCGAGCTCATGGTGGAGTACGTACGCAAAcag ATGCAGTTCATTGACGCTCTGAACGGGGAGGACCTGCTGCTGACAGGCGAGGTGAAGTGGCGCCCTCTGGTGGAGGAGAACGCACAGAGCATCCTGAAGGTGGTCACGCCCACGTACAACGACGCCGGACTGTGA